One Pyrococcus furiosus DSM 3638 genomic region harbors:
- a CDS encoding MATE family efflux transporter yields the protein MERGKIQAMREQILNGPIEKTLIKLAYPLIISNLVQVLYNITDTFWLGKLGREALAAPGTSWPIIGTLMALGMGFATAGFAFIGQYIGAGEYERANRSAGALYSLMLLFSTLTAAISLAILPYALHFMKVTPNVYPYAKAYATVVFAGVPFSFTFIAFSALMRAAGDTKTPVKISMLTVFMNIILDPLLIFGIGPFPKWGVAGAAIATVLSNATGALIGAWLLTRGKLGLHLTRETLKPDFHFYSRIFRVGLPAAVGQSANSFGFVFLTRIIYGYGDVAYAAYTITTRLVNFLTSIARGISMAMGTMVAQNIGAEKYGRAKKIAERAMITNFMIASLAVLIIGIFRVPIFRVFLDDPEVIAQSEYVLKYFLTSVPFFNGIFVVVTMTFSSAGHTKKRMILDMLRLWGFRIPLSYIFGYVPGINLLGVWIPLAELFGMTPKGVFFGMGMSNFLAATIALMWFMKGTWMKRIIEEDIRKGS from the coding sequence ATGGAGCGCGGAAAGATTCAAGCGATGCGAGAGCAAATCCTTAATGGTCCAATAGAAAAGACTCTCATCAAGTTAGCGTATCCTTTAATCATTAGCAACCTTGTTCAGGTTCTATACAACATAACAGACACATTTTGGCTTGGAAAGCTTGGGAGAGAAGCTCTAGCTGCTCCTGGGACAAGTTGGCCAATAATCGGGACACTAATGGCTCTTGGTATGGGGTTTGCAACAGCTGGCTTCGCCTTCATTGGGCAGTATATAGGGGCTGGAGAGTACGAGAGGGCCAACCGCTCCGCTGGAGCCCTTTACTCTCTCATGCTTCTTTTTTCAACCCTAACTGCCGCTATAAGTCTTGCTATTCTTCCATATGCTCTTCACTTCATGAAAGTCACTCCAAACGTTTATCCCTATGCAAAGGCCTACGCTACAGTTGTTTTTGCTGGGGTTCCGTTTTCCTTCACTTTCATAGCCTTTTCAGCTCTAATGAGAGCTGCTGGCGATACAAAAACCCCAGTGAAGATAAGCATGCTTACAGTCTTCATGAACATAATCCTTGATCCACTCCTTATATTTGGCATTGGACCCTTCCCAAAGTGGGGGGTTGCTGGGGCCGCGATAGCTACAGTTCTCTCAAATGCTACTGGAGCTCTTATAGGAGCTTGGCTCTTGACACGTGGAAAACTTGGCCTTCACCTAACGAGAGAGACCCTCAAGCCAGATTTCCACTTCTACTCGAGGATATTTCGCGTTGGCCTACCAGCAGCAGTTGGGCAATCAGCGAATAGCTTTGGCTTTGTTTTTCTCACTAGAATTATTTATGGTTATGGGGATGTGGCTTACGCTGCTTACACAATAACCACTCGTCTTGTGAACTTTCTAACGAGCATAGCTCGAGGAATAAGCATGGCAATGGGAACCATGGTGGCTCAGAATATAGGGGCAGAGAAATATGGGAGGGCAAAGAAGATAGCTGAGAGGGCAATGATAACTAACTTCATGATAGCCTCTCTAGCTGTGCTCATAATTGGGATCTTTAGGGTTCCGATTTTCAGGGTATTCTTGGATGATCCAGAGGTTATTGCCCAGAGTGAATACGTGCTCAAATACTTCCTGACTTCAGTTCCATTCTTCAACGGAATATTTGTCGTTGTAACGATGACTTTCAGCTCTGCGGGCCACACAAAGAAGAGAATGATTTTAGATATGCTCCGTCTTTGGGGCTTTAGGATACCTCTAAGCTACATTTTCGGGTACGTTCCGGGAATTAATCTATTAGGAGTTTGGATACCGCTTGCAGAGCTTTTTGGAATGACTCCAAAGGGCGTGTTCTTTGGCATGGGCATGAGCAACTTTTTAGCGGCAACAATAGCGCTCATGTGGTTCATGAAGGGTACGTGGATGAAAAGAATAATAGAAGAGGATATCAGGAAAGGGTCTTGA
- a CDS encoding prolyl oligopeptidase family serine peptidase, with protein MEDPYIWMENLEDERVLKIIEEENKRFREFIGELSDKLFPEVWEQFSQPTIGMARITKKGIIASYSEKDRVVIKWFNGDVIVDSKELEREVGDEVLLQGFTTDEEGEKLAYSFSIGGADEGITRIIDLKTGEVIEEIKPSIWNITFLKDGYYFTRFYRKEKTPDGVNPPAARMFWKDREGERMVFGEGLTSGYFMSIRKSSDGKFAIVTLTYGWNQGEVYIGPIDNPQEWKKVYSASVPVEAIDVVNGKLYILTKEGKGLGKIIAIKNGKIDEVIPEGEFPLEWAVIVRDKILAGRLVHASYKLEVYTLNGEKIKEITFDVPGSLYPLDKDEERVLLRYTSFTIPYRLYEFKDDLRLIEERKVEGEFRVEEDFATSKDGTKVHYFIVKGERDEKRAWVFGYGGFNIALTPMFFPQVIPFLKRGGTFIMANLRGGSEYGEEWHRAGMRENKQNVFDDFIAVLEKLKKEGYKVAAWGRSNGGLLVSATLTQRPDVMDSALIGYPVIDMLRFHKLYIGSVWIPEYGNPEDPKDREFLLKYSPYHNVDPKKKYPPTLIYTGLHDDRVHPAHALKFFMKLKEIGAPVYLRVETKSGHMGASPETRARELTDLLAFVLKTLS; from the coding sequence ATGGAAGATCCCTACATATGGATGGAAAACCTCGAGGATGAAAGGGTTCTGAAAATAATTGAAGAAGAAAACAAGAGGTTTAGGGAGTTTATTGGTGAGCTAAGCGACAAGCTGTTCCCCGAGGTATGGGAACAATTTTCCCAACCCACAATTGGAATGGCAAGGATAACCAAGAAAGGAATAATAGCTTCATACAGCGAGAAAGATAGAGTTGTGATAAAGTGGTTCAATGGTGATGTTATAGTTGATTCCAAGGAATTGGAAAGAGAAGTTGGAGATGAAGTTCTTCTCCAGGGATTCACAACGGATGAAGAGGGAGAAAAGCTCGCCTATAGCTTTTCCATTGGAGGGGCGGATGAGGGAATAACGAGGATAATAGACCTCAAAACTGGGGAAGTCATAGAGGAGATAAAGCCCTCCATATGGAACATAACCTTCCTAAAGGACGGCTACTACTTCACAAGGTTTTACAGAAAGGAGAAGACTCCCGATGGGGTTAATCCTCCAGCCGCAAGAATGTTCTGGAAGGACAGAGAAGGGGAGAGGATGGTCTTTGGAGAAGGGCTAACATCGGGATACTTCATGAGCATTAGAAAAAGTTCCGACGGAAAGTTTGCGATTGTGACCCTAACTTATGGATGGAATCAAGGCGAGGTATACATCGGACCAATTGACAACCCCCAGGAATGGAAGAAGGTGTACTCTGCAAGTGTTCCAGTGGAGGCGATAGATGTTGTCAATGGAAAGCTGTACATCCTCACCAAGGAAGGGAAAGGGCTAGGAAAAATAATTGCCATAAAAAATGGGAAAATAGATGAGGTTATACCAGAGGGGGAGTTTCCGCTAGAGTGGGCTGTGATAGTGAGGGATAAGATATTGGCTGGAAGGCTCGTCCACGCGAGCTATAAGCTTGAGGTATACACTTTAAACGGCGAAAAGATTAAAGAAATCACCTTCGACGTTCCAGGAAGCTTGTATCCCTTGGACAAGGATGAAGAGAGAGTTCTTCTTAGATACACAAGCTTTACCATCCCATATAGGCTCTACGAGTTCAAGGACGATTTAAGGCTGATTGAGGAGAGAAAAGTTGAGGGGGAGTTCAGAGTTGAGGAAGACTTTGCCACAAGCAAGGACGGGACAAAGGTTCACTACTTCATAGTGAAGGGAGAGAGGGATGAAAAGAGGGCCTGGGTATTTGGCTACGGTGGATTCAACATCGCTCTAACTCCAATGTTCTTCCCTCAAGTGATACCATTCCTCAAGAGAGGAGGAACATTCATCATGGCCAACTTAAGGGGAGGAAGCGAGTATGGTGAGGAGTGGCATAGGGCTGGAATGAGAGAGAACAAGCAGAATGTCTTCGATGACTTCATAGCAGTCCTTGAAAAGCTAAAGAAAGAAGGCTATAAGGTAGCTGCATGGGGAAGGAGCAACGGTGGCCTCTTGGTTTCAGCAACATTAACTCAAAGACCCGACGTTATGGATTCCGCATTGATAGGGTACCCAGTGATTGACATGTTGAGGTTCCACAAGCTCTATATTGGTAGCGTTTGGATTCCAGAATACGGAAATCCAGAAGATCCAAAAGATAGGGAGTTCCTCCTGAAGTACTCTCCCTATCACAACGTTGATCCTAAAAAGAAGTACCCACCAACGCTAATCTACACTGGCCTCCACGATGACAGGGTTCACCCGGCACATGCCCTCAAGTTCTTCATGAAGCTGAAGGAAATAGGTGCCCCGGTTTATCTAAGAGTTGAGACGAAGAGTGGTCATATGGGCGCTTCTCCAGAGACAAGAGCCAGGGAGCTCACAGATCTCCTGGCCTTTGTTCTCAAGACCCTTTCCTGA
- a CDS encoding MFS transporter, translated as MKEILLLALISLGWIFNYSHRMAVPALAPLIREDLGIGNAEIGLLMTSLLLPYALIQVPAGYLGDRFGRKKMVVLSIIGYSLSSALIFVARDYWELVGIRALYGFFAGLYYAPATALISEIFKNRKGSALGIFMIGPPIGSGITPLIVVPIALTFSWRTSFLVLSLMSTMVGILLLLTIKEDWKSVGRVSFSIPRGVILLSIANFLGMSAFFAVLTFLVSFLVDKGMSVEKAGLAFSLLSTFGILGSILGGFVYDRIGKRSVLLAYLLNSLFTFLILVNQNILILVLLGLAIYSVGGIVTAYTAEKSRKDNLGVVMGFVNMMGFFGATVGPYVVGVMIDSLGYSNALLFVPISYLLAATLIFLDEKLH; from the coding sequence ATGAAGGAGATCCTCCTTTTAGCTCTCATAAGCCTCGGCTGGATATTTAACTACTCTCACAGGATGGCCGTTCCAGCTTTGGCCCCCTTGATTAGGGAAGACCTAGGAATTGGAAATGCTGAGATAGGATTGTTAATGACTTCTCTTTTACTTCCCTACGCTCTAATTCAAGTTCCTGCTGGATATCTAGGGGACAGATTTGGAAGGAAGAAGATGGTCGTGCTCAGCATAATTGGGTATTCTTTATCCTCAGCTCTTATTTTCGTAGCTAGGGATTACTGGGAACTTGTTGGCATTAGAGCCCTCTATGGATTCTTTGCTGGCCTTTACTATGCTCCGGCCACAGCTTTGATTAGTGAGATATTCAAGAATAGAAAGGGTTCGGCCCTGGGGATATTCATGATAGGCCCCCCAATAGGTTCAGGAATAACTCCTCTAATAGTTGTTCCAATAGCTCTAACCTTTAGCTGGAGAACTAGCTTCCTCGTTCTTTCTTTGATGAGTACTATGGTAGGAATTCTTTTGCTCCTAACTATCAAAGAAGATTGGAAGAGCGTGGGAAGAGTAAGCTTTTCAATTCCCAGGGGAGTCATACTCCTCAGCATAGCTAATTTCCTGGGAATGTCAGCCTTCTTTGCAGTTCTAACTTTCCTAGTTTCATTCTTGGTTGACAAAGGAATGAGTGTAGAAAAAGCTGGATTGGCATTTTCTCTCCTCTCCACATTTGGAATTTTAGGCTCAATTCTTGGTGGATTTGTCTACGATAGAATTGGAAAAAGGAGCGTTTTACTCGCCTACCTTCTAAATTCCCTCTTTACATTTTTGATTTTAGTGAATCAGAACATCCTAATCCTAGTTCTCTTAGGTTTAGCAATTTACTCCGTCGGAGGAATAGTAACGGCCTATACAGCCGAAAAATCTAGAAAAGATAATTTAGGTGTAGTTATGGGTTTCGTGAATATGATGGGATTCTTTGGGGCTACAGTTGGGCCCTATGTTGTTGGGGTAATGATAGACAGCTTAGGCTATTCTAACGCCCTACTCTTCGTTCCGATCTCATATCTTTTAGCCGCAACTCTAATTTTCCTGGACGAAAAACTTCATTAA
- the rlmD gene encoding 23S rRNA (uracil(1939)-C(5))-methyltransferase RlmD, giving the protein MRGIIEDLSQDGLGVINGIEVPFCYPGDEVRITRTRDRFGRKMASEFSLITPSPLRQRPRCRHYGKCGGCLWQGMKYEEQLKFKKELFRRITGIEAEILGSPRIWEFRNISNFIVSVNGIGLKEFARPKTVVDLKECPVFSNRTPLYIRAMKEFLRESGLKPWNWKEGDVHYLQVREGKFTGEVMVNIIAHRPPEETILEYFPFADSVYWSIKRDKRDDPSGEPIHLGEKEFISEKIFGIKYLLRPGIFFQTNSYALPLLLKAVEGFLDGSKVLDLYSGIGTFSLYLTKKGFNVVGVEINKTAVEVAKLSAELNSLNVEFKAKRAEEENIEGYDALILDPPRKGLGEFAGVVEKKGPENVVYVSCNPKRFILDFKNYLSRSYKVEDAILIDMFPHTPHVEAVIKLRKYS; this is encoded by the coding sequence ATGAGGGGAATAATTGAAGATTTATCCCAGGATGGCCTTGGAGTTATTAATGGCATTGAAGTTCCCTTCTGCTACCCAGGGGATGAGGTAAGAATAACGAGAACTAGGGATAGATTTGGAAGAAAGATGGCCTCAGAATTTTCACTCATAACCCCTTCTCCCCTTAGACAAAGGCCGAGGTGCAGGCATTACGGAAAATGTGGTGGTTGCTTATGGCAGGGAATGAAATATGAGGAGCAACTAAAATTCAAGAAAGAGCTCTTTAGGAGAATTACTGGAATTGAAGCGGAAATACTTGGTTCGCCCAGGATTTGGGAGTTTAGGAATATAAGCAACTTCATAGTTTCGGTAAACGGGATAGGACTTAAAGAATTTGCGAGGCCAAAGACGGTTGTCGATTTAAAAGAGTGTCCAGTCTTCTCCAACAGGACTCCACTATATATAAGGGCAATGAAGGAATTTCTTAGGGAAAGCGGGCTAAAACCATGGAACTGGAAGGAGGGAGACGTTCACTATCTACAAGTTAGAGAGGGAAAGTTTACAGGTGAAGTTATGGTAAACATAATAGCCCATAGGCCCCCTGAAGAAACCATTCTAGAGTACTTCCCGTTTGCAGACTCAGTATACTGGAGCATAAAGAGGGATAAAAGAGATGACCCTTCAGGAGAGCCAATTCATCTTGGAGAGAAAGAATTTATATCCGAGAAAATTTTTGGAATTAAATATCTCCTTCGCCCTGGGATCTTCTTCCAGACAAACAGCTATGCCCTCCCTCTACTCTTAAAAGCAGTTGAAGGGTTCTTGGACGGATCTAAGGTGCTTGACCTCTACTCTGGAATCGGGACGTTCTCATTATACTTGACCAAGAAGGGATTCAACGTGGTGGGGGTAGAAATAAACAAGACTGCAGTTGAGGTTGCGAAGTTATCAGCTGAGCTAAACTCCCTCAACGTTGAATTCAAGGCCAAAAGGGCCGAAGAGGAAAATATTGAAGGGTACGACGCCTTGATTTTAGACCCTCCCAGGAAGGGGTTAGGAGAATTTGCGGGAGTTGTGGAGAAAAAAGGGCCTGAGAATGTAGTTTATGTATCATGCAATCCAAAGAGATTCATATTGGATTTCAAAAACTATCTATCAAGGTCTTACAAAGTGGAGGATGCAATTCTCATAGACATGTTTCCCCACACTCCCCATGTGGAAGCTGTGATTAAGCTAAGGAAATATTCATAA
- a CDS encoding diphthine--ammonia ligase, producing MVGLADVAVLYSGGKDSNYALYWAIKNRFSVKFLVTMVSENEESYMYHTINANLTDLQARALGIPLVKGFTQGEKEKEVEDLKRVLSGLKIQGIVAGALASKYQRKRIEKVAKELGLEVYTPAWGRDAKEYMRELLNLGFKIMVVGVSAYGLDESWLGRILDESALEELITLNEKYKVHVAGEGGEFETFVLDMPLFKYKIVVDKAKKVWEPCTSSGKLIIEEAHLESK from the coding sequence ATGGTGGGCTTAGCTGACGTAGCTGTTCTCTATTCTGGAGGAAAAGATTCCAATTATGCCCTTTATTGGGCCATAAAGAATAGATTTAGTGTTAAGTTTCTTGTAACGATGGTTAGTGAGAACGAGGAGAGCTACATGTACCACACGATCAATGCAAACCTAACTGACTTACAGGCAAGAGCCCTGGGAATTCCACTCGTGAAAGGGTTTACCCAGGGTGAGAAGGAGAAGGAGGTTGAAGACCTCAAGAGGGTTTTGAGTGGGCTTAAAATTCAAGGTATAGTAGCTGGAGCTTTGGCTAGCAAATACCAAAGAAAAAGGATAGAAAAAGTTGCCAAGGAACTTGGCTTAGAGGTTTACACTCCCGCGTGGGGAAGGGATGCTAAAGAATACATGAGAGAGCTCTTAAACCTGGGATTTAAAATTATGGTTGTTGGAGTTTCCGCCTATGGCCTGGATGAAAGCTGGCTTGGAAGAATACTCGACGAGAGTGCCCTCGAAGAGCTAATAACTTTAAACGAGAAATACAAGGTACACGTGGCTGGTGAGGGTGGAGAATTCGAGACCTTTGTTCTGGACATGCCCTTGTTTAAGTATAAGATCGTTGTTGACAAAGCAAAAAAAGTGTGGGAGCCCTGCACTTCTTCCGGAAAGCTAATAATTGAAGAGGCCCATCTTGAATCAAAATGA
- a CDS encoding C2H2-type zinc finger protein, whose translation MVKLKAIIVKDRDGEEFLRCPRCGMVFKRRKDYTKHVNKAHGWLFGRGKPKGKRLQKKYLKASQ comes from the coding sequence ATGGTCAAGCTCAAGGCCATCATCGTAAAGGATAGGGACGGCGAGGAATTCCTAAGGTGCCCCAGGTGTGGAATGGTATTCAAGAGGAGGAAGGACTACACAAAGCACGTTAACAAGGCTCATGGCTGGCTCTTTGGAAGGGGTAAGCCAAAGGGCAAGAGACTCCAGAAGAAGTACCTCAAGGCCTCCCAATGA
- a CDS encoding NfeD family protein gives MIRNVLKLLALLADEIVIVALVIIFLRRVSARLAVIVGGALILFNLFLVKLLWGTLKKKAEVGAEALIGEKAVVVEDLNPVGLVKVKNELWTAECISGTARRGEKVRIVQVKGAKLLVEKDDNAGKFL, from the coding sequence GTGATAAGGAATGTCCTAAAACTGTTGGCTCTGCTCGCAGATGAGATTGTGATAGTAGCTCTAGTGATCATCTTCTTAAGAAGAGTCTCTGCAAGGTTAGCCGTAATAGTAGGTGGCGCGCTCATTTTATTCAACCTTTTCCTGGTTAAGTTACTCTGGGGAACTCTCAAAAAGAAAGCTGAAGTTGGCGCTGAGGCTCTAATTGGAGAAAAGGCCGTAGTTGTTGAGGATTTAAATCCAGTTGGACTTGTAAAGGTGAAAAATGAATTATGGACGGCCGAATGTATAAGTGGAACCGCCAGAAGGGGAGAAAAAGTTAGGATAGTTCAGGTTAAAGGAGCTAAGCTACTCGTGGAAAAGGACGACAATGCGGGAAAATTTTTATAA